Proteins found in one Fodinicurvata sp. EGI_FJ10296 genomic segment:
- a CDS encoding monovalent cation/H+ antiporter complex subunit F has protein sequence MIIVESPIVAGALVVSFILVLAALALAVLRLIKGPTMADRVVALDLVTIISVGFMALFSLAAHQDAFLDVAITLALVGFLGTVAFARYAERRAAKGASHQDLDD, from the coding sequence ATGATAATCGTCGAAAGTCCGATCGTCGCCGGCGCCCTGGTCGTGTCATTCATCCTGGTGCTGGCCGCATTGGCGCTTGCCGTCCTGCGTCTCATCAAGGGTCCGACCATGGCCGATCGGGTCGTGGCGCTCGATCTGGTCACGATCATATCGGTCGGCTTCATGGCGCTGTTTTCGCTGGCCGCGCATCAGGACGCCTTCCTTGACGTGGCGATTACCCTTGCGCTGGTCGGGTTTCTCGGCACTGTCGCATTCGCCCGCTATGCGGAGCGGCGCGCCGCCAAGGGCGCATCCCATCAGGACCTGGATGACTGA
- a CDS encoding putative monovalent cation/H+ antiporter subunit A, translated as MGASTGTDTRTTPLGWAMAAIPFALTIAFLSFEPAIARGEPVRFAWQWVPALGVDLSFYIDGLSLLFAVLISGIGTFIFIYSGAYLAGHPQLGRFYLYLLGFMLSMLGLVLADNMITLFVFWELTTVTSYLLIGFNNDDSRSRWSALQALVVTGAGGLAMLAGFIILGEAMGTYELSEINAMGDAVRNHQAYVPIAILILLGALTKSAQFPFHFWLPNAMAAPTPVSAYLHSATMVKGGIYLMARMHPSLSETSLWMWTLTILGAITAVWASIMALRQTDMKTMLAYTTLMALGTLTLFLASSSEAAITAVATFIVVHSLYKAGLFMVVGIIDHETGTRDIEEVGGLRGLLPITAAATAVIALSMAGLPPFIGFIGKELLYQSALYAGTPGWFIGIAAFAANAMMVAVALLLTVRPFLGGLKPTPKKPHEAPIRMWIGPASLAILGLVLGLLPGRLDRGIVTPTVEAIRGEAGAYGLALWHGVNTALLLSALTIAVGYAIYHFWPGIRRWLNRTLGRLPIGDDQFDRVLVGLVLLADRQTRLLQSGIMRRYLLTVFATMATVLIATMIFRSPLAWPSDLTPVAFYIWPIAAMIVVATVAVLRTNSRMAAICALGVVGTAIALLFMIFGAADVAMTQLMVEILVVVIIALVLPKLPNFKGTDHRGRARDAVVAISIGAVVTLIMISMVAAPMDMSLTEFFTAASYPEARGHNIVNVILVDFRALDTFGEIAVVGIAGLACFALIKFRSTRSRSAGTATETDATSTGRG; from the coding sequence ATGGGTGCCTCGACTGGCACTGACACCAGAACGACCCCGCTTGGCTGGGCCATGGCGGCGATTCCGTTCGCGCTGACGATCGCGTTTCTGAGTTTCGAACCGGCCATCGCCCGCGGTGAGCCCGTGCGATTCGCCTGGCAATGGGTTCCAGCGCTGGGTGTCGACCTCTCTTTCTATATCGACGGGCTGTCATTGTTGTTTGCGGTTCTGATCAGCGGAATCGGCACCTTTATCTTTATCTATTCCGGCGCCTATCTCGCGGGTCACCCTCAACTCGGCCGATTCTATCTCTATCTGCTGGGGTTCATGCTCTCGATGCTGGGCCTGGTTTTGGCCGACAACATGATTACGTTGTTCGTCTTCTGGGAGCTGACCACCGTCACGTCCTATCTCCTGATCGGATTCAATAATGACGATTCCAGAAGCCGGTGGTCGGCGCTTCAGGCCCTTGTCGTCACCGGCGCCGGGGGCCTGGCGATGCTGGCCGGCTTCATCATCCTCGGCGAAGCGATGGGCACGTATGAGCTTTCCGAGATCAACGCCATGGGCGATGCGGTCCGCAATCACCAGGCCTATGTGCCGATTGCGATCCTGATTCTCCTCGGCGCGCTCACGAAATCGGCGCAATTCCCGTTCCATTTCTGGTTGCCAAATGCCATGGCGGCGCCGACGCCTGTCAGCGCATATCTCCACTCGGCCACCATGGTCAAAGGCGGCATCTATCTGATGGCGCGCATGCATCCCTCGTTGTCGGAAACGTCGCTATGGATGTGGACGCTGACGATTCTCGGCGCCATCACCGCCGTATGGGCGTCGATCATGGCCCTGCGCCAGACCGATATGAAGACGATGCTCGCCTATACAACGCTGATGGCACTGGGGACGCTTACGCTTTTCCTGGCGTCGTCATCCGAGGCCGCGATCACCGCGGTGGCGACCTTTATCGTCGTTCACAGCCTCTACAAGGCCGGCCTGTTCATGGTCGTGGGCATTATCGACCACGAAACCGGCACGCGCGACATCGAAGAGGTCGGCGGCCTGCGCGGCTTGCTGCCAATCACGGCCGCCGCGACCGCCGTTATCGCACTGTCCATGGCCGGCCTTCCGCCTTTCATAGGGTTCATCGGCAAGGAACTGCTGTATCAAAGCGCGCTCTACGCCGGCACTCCTGGATGGTTCATCGGGATCGCGGCCTTTGCCGCCAATGCCATGATGGTGGCCGTCGCGTTGCTGCTGACGGTCCGGCCGTTCCTGGGCGGGCTGAAGCCGACGCCGAAGAAGCCACACGAGGCGCCGATACGCATGTGGATCGGGCCGGCATCGCTCGCGATTCTGGGTCTCGTATTGGGGCTGCTGCCCGGACGCCTCGACCGTGGGATCGTCACGCCGACCGTCGAGGCCATTCGCGGCGAGGCGGGGGCGTACGGGCTTGCCCTGTGGCACGGGGTCAATACCGCTTTGCTACTCTCGGCGCTGACAATCGCCGTCGGTTACGCGATCTACCATTTCTGGCCCGGCATCAGGCGCTGGCTGAACAGAACGCTCGGCCGGCTTCCCATCGGCGACGACCAGTTCGACCGGGTGCTGGTCGGACTGGTTCTGCTGGCCGACCGTCAGACCCGACTGCTTCAGAGCGGCATCATGCGCCGTTACCTGCTGACCGTATTCGCCACCATGGCGACCGTACTGATTGCCACGATGATCTTCCGGTCGCCATTGGCCTGGCCAAGCGACCTGACCCCGGTTGCCTTCTATATATGGCCGATCGCGGCAATGATCGTGGTCGCGACCGTGGCCGTTCTGCGGACCAATTCACGGATGGCCGCCATTTGCGCCCTCGGGGTCGTCGGAACCGCCATTGCACTGCTGTTCATGATCTTCGGCGCGGCGGACGTCGCCATGACCCAGTTGATGGTCGAAATCCTCGTGGTCGTCATCATCGCGCTGGTACTGCCGAAGCTGCCGAATTTCAAGGGCACCGACCATCGGGGGCGCGCACGGGACGCGGTCGTCGCGATCTCCATCGGCGCTGTCGTCACCCTGATCATGATCAGTATGGTTGCCGCGCCGATGGACATGAGCCTGACGGAATTCTTCACCGCGGCCAGCTATCCCGAGGCGCGGGGTCACAATATCGTCAATGTCATTCTCGTCGATTTCCGCGCGCTGGATACGTTCGGCGAGATCGCCGTCGTCGGGATAGCGGGTCTCGCCTGCTTCGCCCTGATCAAGTTCCGCTCCACTCGGTCACGATCAGCCGGCACCGCCACTGAGACCGACGCGACCTCGACAGGAAGGGGCTGA
- a CDS encoding Na+/H+ antiporter subunit E produces the protein MNLAILNILFMLGWALVTGSFSILNLVFGLLVGFLGLWATRPLYGDTDHFTVIPRVIGLILFFLKELLVSSVRVAQDVLTPTPRNRPGIIAIPLEARTDVEITLLGNMISLTPGTLTLEVSHDRQTMYVHAMFLDDIEAAKAEIKGGMERRILEVTR, from the coding sequence ATGAATCTGGCAATTCTCAATATCCTGTTCATGCTTGGCTGGGCGCTGGTCACAGGCTCATTCTCGATACTCAACCTGGTGTTCGGGCTGCTGGTCGGATTTCTCGGCCTCTGGGCCACGCGGCCGCTCTATGGCGACACCGATCATTTCACCGTCATCCCGCGGGTCATCGGCCTGATCCTGTTCTTTCTGAAAGAACTGCTCGTTTCCAGCGTCCGCGTGGCGCAGGATGTGCTGACGCCAACCCCCAGGAACCGTCCCGGCATCATCGCCATCCCGCTTGAGGCCAGGACGGATGTTGAAATCACCTTGCTCGGGAACATGATCTCGCTGACCCCCGGAACCTTGACGCTGGAGGTCTCGCATGACCGGCAAACGATGTATGTCCACGCAATGTTTCTGGACGACATCGAAGCCGCCAAGGCCGAGATCAAGGGCGGCATGGAGCGCAGAATTCTGGAGGTAACGCGATGA
- a CDS encoding Na+/H+ antiporter subunit C: MEIIFSLLTGVLIAASTYLMLGRNMIRFIFGLILLSNAANLILFTAGRLTWGIPPLVPDGMSVPDGPVSNALPQALILTAIVISFGLLAFAMVLVYRAYQELGTVDTDSMRVAEPETAPATAASAPIREPETRPAPMLEQETSHLTADRASDATPEGLHV, translated from the coding sequence ATGGAAATCATCTTCTCACTTCTGACCGGTGTGCTGATCGCCGCGTCGACCTATCTCATGCTCGGCCGCAACATGATCCGCTTCATCTTCGGCCTGATCCTGCTTTCCAACGCCGCCAACCTCATCCTGTTCACTGCCGGACGTCTGACCTGGGGCATTCCGCCTCTCGTGCCGGACGGGATGTCGGTCCCGGACGGCCCGGTCTCCAATGCCCTGCCACAGGCATTGATCCTGACCGCAATCGTCATCTCGTTCGGGCTGCTCGCCTTCGCCATGGTTCTCGTCTACCGCGCCTACCAGGAACTGGGCACCGTCGACACAGACAGCATGCGTGTCGCCGAGCCGGAAACGGCGCCGGCCACGGCTGCCAGCGCGCCGATCCGCGAGCCCGAGACCAGGCCGGCGCCGATGCTGGAGCAGGAAACCAGCCACTTGACCGCCGACCGGGCGTCTGATGCGACGCCGGAGGGACTGCACGTATGA
- a CDS encoding Na+/H+ antiporter subunit B, which yields MHSVILQTATRFLAALMIVYSIFMLLRGHDEPGGGFIGALVAATAFALYSLAYGPADVRKALRVDPRYLSMGGLGAALLSGLMALIDNANFLTGVWFPIELEGGGYIPLSSVLLFDIGVYLVVLGAVLTLLLAVEEGST from the coding sequence ATGCACAGCGTGATCCTTCAGACCGCCACCCGCTTCCTGGCGGCACTGATGATCGTCTATTCGATTTTCATGCTCCTTCGCGGTCATGACGAACCGGGCGGCGGCTTTATTGGCGCCCTGGTCGCTGCAACGGCCTTCGCGCTGTATTCCCTGGCCTATGGCCCCGCGGACGTCCGCAAGGCGCTGCGCGTCGATCCGCGGTATCTGTCGATGGGCGGACTGGGAGCAGCCCTGCTGTCCGGACTGATGGCTTTGATCGACAACGCGAACTTCCTGACGGGCGTCTGGTTTCCGATAGAGCTCGAAGGCGGCGGGTACATTCCCCTTTCCAGCGTTCTCCTGTTCGATATCGGCGTCTATCTCGTTGTGCTGGGTGCCGTCCTCACCCTGCTGCTGGCCGTTGAGGAAGGAAGCACATAG
- a CDS encoding Na+/H+ antiporter subunit D — MTWLPVLPIVIPMATGVLAFLAGGSPALQRLVALIGAAALLIVSVVLTAEVMTNGIVAAQMGMWQAPFGITLVVDHLSAVMVLITAITGLAVLIYAFADISEGHVHFGFHPLLQLLLAGVCGAFTTGDVFNLYVWFEVMLISSFGLLVLGGTREQLDGGIKYVALNLISTVLFLGAIGILYGMTGTLNMADLHLRVQEVENGGLLTVVAMMFMIAFGIKSAVFPLFFWLPASYHTPPVAISAVFSGLLTKVGVYAMIRMFTLIFTEDVAFTHTVLLWVAGLTMITGVLGAAAQNEMRRILSFHIVSQIGYMIMGLALYTPLGLLGAVFYLVHHIIVKANLFLVAGVANRLAGSFELKKIGGLYKSSPLLAVLFLIPAFSLAGFPPLSGFWAKLILVQAAIEIQSWAIVAVALVVGLLTIYSMTKIWAEAFWKPHPKGFDPDMSGVAGSAAGVPTISRRDIAILIAPIAVLATMTVIIGLYAAPFVDFAAASAAELLDPAPYIAAVLGDAPLGSAQ; from the coding sequence ATGACATGGCTCCCCGTTCTTCCGATCGTCATCCCGATGGCGACCGGCGTCCTCGCCTTCCTGGCCGGCGGATCGCCAGCACTCCAACGCCTCGTGGCGCTGATCGGCGCCGCCGCCCTGTTGATCGTTTCGGTCGTCCTGACGGCAGAGGTCATGACCAACGGCATCGTCGCGGCACAGATGGGCATGTGGCAGGCGCCATTCGGCATCACGCTGGTCGTCGACCATCTCAGCGCCGTGATGGTCCTGATCACGGCCATCACCGGTCTGGCCGTTCTGATCTATGCCTTTGCCGACATCAGCGAAGGCCATGTCCATTTCGGGTTCCATCCCCTGCTGCAGCTTCTGCTGGCCGGAGTATGTGGCGCTTTCACCACAGGCGACGTCTTCAACCTGTATGTCTGGTTCGAGGTAATGCTGATTTCCTCGTTCGGGCTGCTGGTTCTGGGCGGCACGCGCGAGCAGCTTGACGGCGGCATCAAATATGTTGCGCTGAACCTCATCTCCACCGTGCTGTTCCTCGGCGCCATCGGCATTCTCTATGGAATGACCGGCACGCTGAACATGGCCGACCTGCACCTGCGCGTGCAGGAGGTCGAAAACGGCGGATTGCTGACCGTCGTTGCGATGATGTTCATGATCGCGTTCGGTATCAAATCTGCCGTGTTCCCGCTGTTCTTCTGGTTGCCTGCCAGCTACCACACCCCTCCGGTCGCCATATCGGCTGTTTTTTCCGGACTGCTGACCAAGGTCGGCGTTTACGCCATGATCCGCATGTTCACGCTGATCTTCACCGAGGACGTCGCGTTTACGCACACAGTGCTGCTGTGGGTCGCCGGGCTGACGATGATAACGGGCGTTCTCGGCGCTGCAGCGCAGAACGAAATGCGGCGCATCCTGTCGTTCCATATCGTCAGCCAGATCGGCTACATGATCATGGGATTGGCCCTTTATACGCCGCTCGGGCTTCTGGGGGCCGTCTTCTATCTGGTTCACCACATCATCGTGAAAGCCAATCTGTTCCTGGTCGCCGGCGTTGCCAACAGACTGGCCGGATCATTCGAACTCAAGAAGATCGGCGGCCTCTACAAATCCAGCCCCCTATTGGCTGTCCTGTTCCTGATACCGGCATTCAGCCTGGCCGGATTCCCCCCGCTTTCCGGCTTCTGGGCCAAGCTGATTCTTGTGCAGGCCGCGATCGAGATACAATCCTGGGCCATCGTCGCCGTCGCTCTGGTGGTCGGCCTGCTGACGATCTACTCGATGACAAAGATCTGGGCCGAGGCTTTCTGGAAGCCGCATCCCAAGGGCTTCGACCCGGATATGAGCGGCGTCGCCGGATCGGCCGCAGGTGTGCCCACGATCAGCCGCCGCGATATCGCCATCCTGATCGCGCCCATAGCCGTGCTCGCGACGATGACGGTCATCATTGGGCTCTATGCCGCGCCTTTCGTTGATTTCGCAGCCGCGTCGGCGGCAGAGTTGCTGGATCCGGCGCCCTACATTGCCGCGGTACTCGGGGACGCGCCACTGGGGAGTGCACAATGA
- a CDS encoding methylenetetrahydrofolate reductase, protein MVSLGTIRAGWGSASTVAESFVVTENERIRSFLDGTSIETLPAVAAKTDCFRALVPQGTAVYIACIPGTDPNAMIATARRLSDEGLVPVPHLPSRGFESLVEFERYLGRLVEEAGVTRVLALGGDADRPAGPFTETMDMLRTGLFQRFGIGRIGVAGHPDGNRAIPANIVARALADKQAFADETGIDVHIVTQFSFDPDRIVAWDRSLRASGIRLPIHIGMAGPAKLQSLIKYAAMCGVATSARMFSKQAFNLARMASVSAPDQMTRALATYRAEDPDAGIVGAHLFTFGGLRRAADWLEAARAGEFSLTRDGFTVERSLG, encoded by the coding sequence ATGGTATCATTGGGAACGATCCGGGCCGGCTGGGGCAGCGCGAGCACCGTCGCAGAGTCATTCGTCGTGACGGAAAACGAGCGCATTCGCTCGTTCCTCGACGGGACGTCGATCGAAACGCTGCCCGCCGTCGCGGCAAAAACAGACTGCTTCCGGGCGCTGGTACCTCAGGGCACCGCAGTCTACATCGCCTGTATTCCCGGCACCGATCCGAACGCGATGATAGCGACGGCCCGCCGTTTGTCCGACGAGGGCCTGGTTCCCGTCCCTCACCTGCCGTCGCGCGGTTTCGAGAGCCTTGTCGAGTTCGAGCGCTATCTGGGGAGACTGGTCGAGGAGGCCGGCGTCACCCGCGTTCTCGCGCTGGGCGGCGACGCGGACAGGCCGGCAGGACCCTTCACCGAAACCATGGACATGCTGCGCACGGGGCTGTTCCAACGCTTCGGCATCGGGCGCATCGGCGTAGCCGGTCATCCTGACGGCAACCGCGCCATCCCCGCCAACATCGTGGCGCGCGCCCTTGCCGACAAGCAGGCATTCGCGGATGAGACCGGCATCGATGTCCATATCGTAACGCAGTTCAGTTTCGATCCCGACCGGATCGTCGCGTGGGATCGGTCGCTGCGGGCCTCGGGCATCCGGCTGCCGATTCATATCGGCATGGCCGGCCCGGCCAAGCTCCAGTCACTGATCAAATACGCTGCTATGTGCGGTGTGGCGACATCGGCCCGAATGTTCAGCAAGCAGGCATTCAATCTTGCACGGATGGCCAGCGTGTCGGCCCCGGATCAAATGACCCGCGCGCTGGCGACCTACCGAGCCGAGGATCCGGACGCCGGGATCGTCGGCGCCCATCTGTTCACTTTCGGCGGCCTGCGACGGGCGGCGGATTGGCTGGAAGCCGCACGTGCTGGCGAATTCAGTCTCACCCGCGACGGCTTCACCGTAGAGCGAAGCCTCGGCTGA
- the gghA gene encoding glucosylglycerol hydrolase: protein MNDRPTEDAKDAVGSGTSGPRLLEDETAAIVEWCAGVLRERTTPFAAARTLAQRFGAHCRPDGSVAFGFWAPELAEQRVSPEDAYLEILDPPDDLSLRARRQQVRFRRHAVPIARHEEFAWAVVADVRAGTRDRTGSFYRLRYRSRDGEWRTVADYLAHSVPFGAFAPAEVYDVATMQEQRTDSDYYRSLGASIDNAEPLRMSAPLNILQIHVPTASAAGTISGLDRIYTVIADKLRSGIDLVAEEEPFVGYDAVQLLPVEPTIEYEAGPSFWSEVAVESPGVDRKDDREGAPGDIPEDIDGADRSDHLAVDLLRPDMTNWGYDILISASSAVNPTLLETARPDELVDFSATLHNFPTGPIKLIFDVVFGHADNQAVPLISRHFFTGPNMYGQDMNYRHPVVRAIMLEMQRRKINLGADGVRIDGAQDFKYYDHENHVLRHDDEYLAEMGDVVQEVCGVRYRPWMIFEDGRPWPQEDWELSSTYRDVVKNQKGEGDAVQWGPLTFAHNTPFLYTFWISKFWRIREIMSVGDQWISGTANHDTLRRGYQVETTQRINTRLGDTLQDIIETAYDNPAASLFTYAMMPGIPMDFINASMRASWGFIRNTDDAYGVKVVSEEAGFMDWQVDEDHYSHPGNFRRLKDHGFAELSEIRRFLRMLQAAVVTTDYDLQSIVTILSVVDPKLAGPENLDVPALKTVARAFMDDLHDYCNISYYKTALSSSQTAFNRSLRAFRRERPWLRRALSAKDVFDVRWPVDGTVLFYGLRNSPDGSEQMLFLCNMEGGPVTLTPARDLPIDGLSSTAWQIALCTRGLEQCEAAQSIVLSDSQGLVYTRAV, encoded by the coding sequence ATGAATGACCGGCCGACGGAAGATGCGAAAGACGCCGTGGGATCCGGGACGAGCGGTCCTCGGCTGCTGGAGGACGAAACTGCGGCCATCGTTGAATGGTGTGCGGGCGTGCTGAGGGAGCGCACGACGCCATTCGCGGCGGCCCGGACGCTGGCCCAACGCTTCGGCGCGCATTGCCGTCCCGATGGTTCAGTGGCATTCGGGTTCTGGGCACCGGAGCTGGCGGAGCAGCGGGTGTCGCCGGAAGACGCCTATCTGGAAATCCTCGACCCGCCCGACGACCTCAGTCTTCGCGCGCGCCGGCAGCAGGTCCGGTTCCGGCGGCATGCCGTCCCGATTGCCCGGCATGAAGAGTTTGCCTGGGCCGTGGTGGCCGATGTCCGCGCCGGAACGCGCGACAGAACCGGCAGCTTCTACCGCTTGCGCTATCGCAGCCGTGACGGCGAATGGCGGACCGTCGCCGACTATCTGGCCCATAGTGTACCGTTCGGGGCATTTGCACCGGCCGAAGTCTATGACGTTGCGACCATGCAGGAGCAACGTACGGACAGCGACTATTACCGATCGCTCGGTGCTTCGATTGACAATGCGGAACCCTTACGCATGTCGGCGCCGCTCAATATACTCCAGATACACGTCCCGACGGCGTCCGCCGCGGGTACGATTTCCGGCCTCGACCGCATTTACACGGTCATTGCCGACAAACTGCGCAGCGGCATCGATCTGGTCGCCGAGGAAGAACCGTTTGTCGGCTATGACGCCGTTCAATTGCTGCCGGTGGAACCGACGATCGAATATGAAGCGGGGCCGAGCTTCTGGTCGGAGGTCGCCGTCGAGAGCCCCGGGGTTGACCGGAAGGATGACCGGGAGGGTGCCCCGGGGGACATACCGGAGGATATTGACGGGGCAGACCGCTCGGATCACCTCGCCGTCGATCTTCTGCGCCCGGATATGACCAACTGGGGATACGACATTCTGATTTCGGCGTCGTCGGCGGTCAATCCGACCTTGCTGGAAACGGCACGACCCGACGAACTGGTCGATTTTTCTGCAACGCTGCACAACTTTCCAACCGGCCCGATCAAGCTGATCTTCGACGTTGTTTTCGGTCATGCCGACAATCAGGCGGTGCCGTTGATTTCACGGCATTTCTTCACCGGCCCGAACATGTACGGCCAGGATATGAACTATCGCCATCCGGTGGTGCGGGCGATCATGCTGGAGATGCAACGCCGGAAGATCAATCTCGGCGCGGACGGCGTGCGGATCGATGGTGCGCAGGACTTCAAATACTATGACCACGAGAACCATGTGTTGCGCCATGACGACGAATATCTGGCAGAGATGGGGGATGTCGTTCAGGAGGTCTGCGGCGTTCGCTATCGCCCGTGGATGATTTTCGAAGACGGCCGGCCATGGCCGCAGGAAGATTGGGAACTTTCTTCGACATATCGGGATGTGGTCAAGAATCAGAAGGGCGAGGGTGACGCGGTCCAGTGGGGGCCCCTGACCTTCGCGCACAATACGCCGTTTCTGTATACCTTCTGGATTTCCAAGTTCTGGCGCATCCGTGAAATCATGTCGGTCGGAGACCAGTGGATTTCCGGTACGGCGAACCACGACACGCTGCGGCGCGGCTATCAGGTCGAGACGACCCAGCGCATCAACACACGGTTGGGGGACACGCTTCAGGACATCATCGAGACGGCCTACGACAATCCGGCGGCCAGCCTGTTTACCTATGCGATGATGCCGGGCATTCCCATGGATTTCATCAATGCCTCCATGCGCGCCTCCTGGGGCTTCATTCGCAATACCGACGACGCCTATGGAGTAAAGGTGGTCTCCGAAGAGGCGGGTTTCATGGATTGGCAGGTCGATGAAGACCACTACAGCCATCCAGGCAATTTCCGTCGGCTGAAGGACCATGGTTTCGCGGAACTGTCGGAGATTCGCCGCTTTCTTCGGATGCTTCAGGCTGCCGTCGTCACCACCGACTACGATCTGCAATCGATCGTGACCATTCTGTCGGTCGTCGATCCGAAACTTGCCGGACCCGAGAACCTTGACGTTCCGGCGCTGAAAACGGTCGCACGCGCATTCATGGACGACCTTCACGACTACTGTAATATCAGCTACTACAAGACCGCGTTGAGCAGCAGCCAGACGGCGTTCAACCGGTCTCTTCGCGCATTCCGGCGCGAGCGTCCATGGTTGCGCCGGGCCTTGTCAGCCAAAGACGTCTTTGATGTCCGCTGGCCCGTCGACGGCACCGTGCTGTTTTATGGCCTGCGCAACAGCCCCGATGGCAGCGAGCAGATGCTGTTCCTGTGCAATATGGAGGGAGGGCCGGTAACGCTGACACCGGCAAGGGATCTGCCAATTGATGGCCTGAGTTCGACAGCGTGGCAGATTGCTCTTTGCACGCGGGGCCTGGAGCAATGCGAGGCCGCACAAAGCATCGTGCTGAGCGATAGCCAGGGTCTGGTTTATACTCGCGCGGTGTGA
- the mnhG gene encoding monovalent cation/H(+) antiporter subunit G, giving the protein MTIVLEIMTAVLLVSGGFFTFVAGVGVVRLPDILMRMHASTKAGTLGVGLIFLGLALYFGELSVASRSIAAIVFLLITAPVAAHMIGRAAYKTGIQLTNRTVIDEYQAACDRGEAGGDLQPDFQLTPTDIPETETPPR; this is encoded by the coding sequence ATGACAATCGTTCTGGAGATAATGACCGCAGTTCTGCTGGTCTCCGGTGGCTTCTTCACCTTCGTCGCCGGTGTCGGCGTCGTGCGGCTGCCGGACATTCTGATGCGGATGCACGCATCCACAAAAGCCGGAACGCTGGGCGTCGGATTGATCTTTCTCGGTCTGGCCTTGTATTTCGGCGAACTCAGTGTCGCATCCCGGTCGATTGCCGCGATCGTCTTCCTGCTTATCACCGCACCGGTCGCGGCGCATATGATCGGCCGCGCCGCATACAAGACCGGCATTCAGCTGACGAACAGGACCGTGATCGACGAATATCAGGCCGCGTGCGATCGCGGCGAAGCCGGTGGCGACCTGCAGCCGGATTTTCAACTGACACCCACCGATATTCCGGAAACCGAGACGCCGCCGCGCTGA
- a CDS encoding GlxA family transcriptional regulator yields MIPQSPDLERPESVAFLLIPNFSLIAFSSAMEAIRIANRVADRTLYEWTLVSKDGGTVKASNGTVVSADMSMSEAFRQQGPRRRPDMVVVCSGLGVERYRDPEVFGWLRLLERQGTMLIAVCTGAHVLARAGLLNGYKCVIHWENLGSFRETFPEIVVSSDLFEIDRTRCTCSGGTSALDMMLYLITRRHGQTIATRISEQCLMDRIRSPDDKQRLPLRARLGIHNPKLIASIEMMESNLSEPLDQDTLAGYIGLSRRQLERLFRKHLGKAPAHYYLELRLERAKHLLYQSEMPIVDIALACGFVSASHFSKCYREQYGRSPREERVRVNIG; encoded by the coding sequence ATGATCCCGCAGTCCCCCGACCTTGAGCGCCCGGAATCGGTCGCATTTCTGCTAATACCGAATTTCTCGCTGATCGCGTTCTCTTCGGCAATGGAGGCGATACGCATCGCCAACCGTGTTGCGGACCGCACGCTTTACGAGTGGACGCTGGTCAGCAAGGATGGCGGCACCGTGAAGGCCAGCAATGGGACGGTCGTGTCGGCCGATATGTCCATGTCAGAGGCCTTTCGCCAGCAAGGTCCGCGGCGGCGGCCCGACATGGTGGTCGTCTGCTCGGGTCTGGGCGTCGAACGGTATCGCGACCCCGAAGTATTCGGCTGGCTCCGCCTGCTGGAGCGTCAGGGAACGATGCTCATAGCCGTGTGTACCGGTGCGCATGTGCTTGCCCGGGCAGGGCTGCTCAACGGATACAAATGCGTCATACACTGGGAAAACCTCGGCAGCTTCCGGGAGACTTTTCCCGAAATCGTCGTTTCTTCCGACCTGTTCGAGATCGACCGCACCCGATGTACCTGTTCCGGCGGCACGTCGGCCCTGGATATGATGCTCTATCTGATTACGCGGCGGCATGGACAGACCATCGCCACCCGCATTTCAGAACAATGCCTGATGGACCGGATACGCAGTCCGGACGACAAGCAGCGTCTGCCGTTGCGGGCGAGGCTCGGCATCCACAATCCCAAGCTCATCGCGTCGATCGAGATGATGGAAAGCAATCTGAGCGAGCCGCTCGACCAGGATACGCTGGCTGGCTATATCGGATTGTCGCGTCGGCAATTGGAGCGCCTGTTCAGAAAGCATCTCGGCAAGGCCCCCGCGCACTACTATCTGGAGCTGCGGTTGGAGCGGGCAAAGCACCTCTTGTATCAAAGCGAAATGCCGATCGTGGACATCGCCCTGGCCTGCGGCTTTGTCTCCGCGTCGCACTTCTCCAAATGCTATCGCGAGCAATACGGCCGATCGCCGAGAGAGGAGCGGGTACGGGTCAATATCGGTTGA